AGCGACTACCTGAGCGACGAGCAGAAGGTGCCCGACAACCTTGCCGCGCTCGGCGAGCTGACCCAGGACCCGTCGGCCAACATCATCAAGCTGCCCAACATCAGCGCCTCGGTGCCCCAGCTGCTGGCCGCCATCAAGGAACTCAAGAGCAAGGGCTACGACCTGCCCGAATTCCCCGGCGACCCGAAGACCGACGAGGAAAAAGAGATCCGTCAGCGGTACGGCAAGATCCTCGGCAGCGCGGTGAACCCGGTGCTGCGCGAGGGCAACTCCGACCGCCGTGCGCCCAATGCGGTCAAGGAGTACGCCCGCAAGCACCCGCACAGCATGGGTGCCTGGTCGCAGGCCTCGCGCACCCACGTCGCCACCATGAAGACCGGTGACTTCTACCACGGCGAGAAGTCGCTGACCTTGGACAAGGCACGCAACGTGCGTATGGAGCTGGTCACCGCAGCGGGCCCGACGATCGTGCTCAAGCCCGAGGTCAAGCTGGATGAGGGCGACGTCATCGACAGCATGTACATGTCCAAGAAGGCGCTCATCGCGTTCTACGAGGAGCAGATCGAGGACGCCTACAAGACCGGCGTGATGTTCTCGCTGCACGTCAAGGCCACGATGATGAAGGTCAGTCACCCCATCGTGTTCGGGCACGCGGTGAAGGTGTTCTACAAGGACGCCTTCGCCAAGCACGGCAAGCTCTTCGACGAGCTGGGCGTCAACGTCAACAACGGCCTGTCCGACCTGTACGACAAGATCGAGGCGCTGCCCGCCTCGCAGCGCGAAGAGATCATCAACGATCTGCACGCCTGCCACGAGCACCGGCCGGAGCTGGCGATGGTCGACTCGGCCAAGGGCATCTCGAACTTCCACTCGCCGTCCGACGTCATCGTCGACGCCTCGATGCCGGCGATGATCCGGCTCGGCGGCAAGATGTACGGCGCCGACGGCCGCACCAAGGACACCAAGGCGGTCAACCCGGAGTCGACGTTCTCCCGGATGTACCAAGAGGTCATCAACTTCTGCAAGACGCACGGCCAGTTCGATCCCACCACCATGGGCACCGTGCCGAACGTCGGCCTGATGGCGCAGAAGGCCGAGGAGTACGGCAGCCACGACAAGACCTTCGAGATCCCCGAGCCCGGCTACGCCCGGATCGTCGACAACGACTCGGGCGAGGTGCTGTTGAGCCAGGAGGTCGAGGAGGGCGATATCTGGCGCATGCCGATCGTCAAGGACGCCCCGATCCGGGACTGGGTCAAGCTGGCCGTCAACCGGGCCCGGCTGTCCGGAATGCCGGTGGTGTTCTGGCTGGACGACGAGCGTCCGCACGAGAACGAGCTGCGCAAGAAGGTCAAGACCTACCTCGCCGACCATGACACCGAGGGCCTGGAGATCACGATCCTGCCGCAGGTGTGGGCCATGCGGTACACGCTGGAGCGCGTCATCCGCGGCAAGGACACCATCGCCGCGACCGGCAACATCCTGCGCGACTACCTGACCGACCTTTTCCCGATCCTGGAGCTGGGCACCAGCGCCAAGATGCTCTCGATCGTGCCGCTGATGGCCGGTGGCGGGTTGTACGAGACCGGTGCCGGTGGTTCGGCGCCCAAGCACGTCAGCCAGCTGATCGAGGAGAACCACCTGCGCTGGGATTCCCTCGGTGAGTTCCTGGCCATCGGTGCCAGCCTGGAGGACCTGGGCAACAAGACCGGCAACGCCAAGGCCAAGGTGCTCGCCGAGACCCTGGACGCTGCCGTCGGAAAGCTGTTGGACGAGAACAAGTCTCCGTCTCGCAAGACCGGTGAACTGGACAACCGTGGCAGCCAGTTCTACCTCTCGATGTACTGGGCGCAGGCACTCGCTGCGCAGTCCGAGGACCCCGAACTCGCGGCGTACTTCGCGCCGCTGGCGAAGTCGCTGGCCGAGAACGAGGAGGCCATCGTGTCCGAGCTGAACTCGGTGCAGGGCGCGCACGCCGAGATCGGCGGGTACTACTACCCGGATCCGGAGAAGACGGCGGCCGTGATGCGTCCGTCCAAGACGTTCAACGCCACGCTGGAGAAGGCGAAGAGCTGAAAGGCGCGGCGGGCCGTCGGCTGATCGCCGGCGTGTCCGGACTCGCAGCGTAGTACTGCCCGCAGTACTACGCTGCGAGCAGTACCGCGGGTAGTACTGCCTTTCGGGACGCGTTGTCCGCCGGAGGCCCCCGGCTCGCTAGCGCTAGCCGGCCGGCGGTGCAGCGCGCTTGGGATCGGTGTGCCGGTCGACGAACTCGGTGATCAGTTCCGTGATCACCCCGGGTGCCTCGAGCATCGGGATGTGGCCGAGTCCCGGCAGGCGGGTGACCGTCGCGTCGGTCGGCAGATGCTCGATGAAGTACTTGGTGCCGCGCGGGCTCGGGAAGACCCGGTCCTTCTCGCACAGCACCAGGTGGGTGGGCACCCCGACCTCCGCCAGTTCCAGCAGGCCCGGCAGCCGC
This region of Mycolicibacterium diernhoferi genomic DNA includes:
- a CDS encoding NADP-dependent isocitrate dehydrogenase — translated: MTAEQPTIIYTLTDEAPLLATYAFLPIIQTFAGAAGIDVKTSDISVAARILAEFSDYLSDEQKVPDNLAALGELTQDPSANIIKLPNISASVPQLLAAIKELKSKGYDLPEFPGDPKTDEEKEIRQRYGKILGSAVNPVLREGNSDRRAPNAVKEYARKHPHSMGAWSQASRTHVATMKTGDFYHGEKSLTLDKARNVRMELVTAAGPTIVLKPEVKLDEGDVIDSMYMSKKALIAFYEEQIEDAYKTGVMFSLHVKATMMKVSHPIVFGHAVKVFYKDAFAKHGKLFDELGVNVNNGLSDLYDKIEALPASQREEIINDLHACHEHRPELAMVDSAKGISNFHSPSDVIVDASMPAMIRLGGKMYGADGRTKDTKAVNPESTFSRMYQEVINFCKTHGQFDPTTMGTVPNVGLMAQKAEEYGSHDKTFEIPEPGYARIVDNDSGEVLLSQEVEEGDIWRMPIVKDAPIRDWVKLAVNRARLSGMPVVFWLDDERPHENELRKKVKTYLADHDTEGLEITILPQVWAMRYTLERVIRGKDTIAATGNILRDYLTDLFPILELGTSAKMLSIVPLMAGGGLYETGAGGSAPKHVSQLIEENHLRWDSLGEFLAIGASLEDLGNKTGNAKAKVLAETLDAAVGKLLDENKSPSRKTGELDNRGSQFYLSMYWAQALAAQSEDPELAAYFAPLAKSLAENEEAIVSELNSVQGAHAEIGGYYYPDPEKTAAVMRPSKTFNATLEKAKS